GTGAATGTGCAGTGAAATTATGCAAATGATTCTGCATATTTGAGtccagttctttgtttttttactgaATACTAATGGTGAGGATGGCTTGGCAGTGACTCTGACTTctgctcttttctgtttttgaggtacttctgtgtctgctttgcatCGTGGTATTAGTGGCTACCGAGCTGTGGACATACATTCGCTGGTATACCCAATTGAGACGTGTATTATTcatcagttttctcatcagtCTGGGATGGAATTGGATGTATTTATATAAGGTATTAGgtgaaaggtttttaaaatttaaaatattaattgttTATAGTAAAAGAGCACTATCACCCATGCAGTGCAATCTTGCCTCACATGTGGGTTGGGACCAGTGATTGGAGGGAGATAGTGGGGAAGAAATTAGCTGCTGCTCACCTGTGTATGGTTTTTGAGTCCTTGATCAGGTAGTAGAAAAGAAGTACAGTCCTGATTTTCACAGACCAATTCCCACTGGGTGGCATCTGGACAGCTAAGTCAAATTAGAGCTAGgtagatacattttaaaaattcttatgtaAGTAATTTTGTAGTTACATACTTTTATTCTTTCCTAGGAGTGAtatcaaagtatcttttttttttaaagttagttttTTTCCTGAATGTAAAAGTGGGAGAGAattcagaaaagagagaaagatacaaaaatatgaattttaaaaaatcacctaaTAATTTTATTACCTAGGGATAATCACTgataatattttgatatatttctgtccaatattttttctaaattttaaattacCTTACAAAATTGGTATCACATAGTATATAGAAATTTGAAAGGACCACTGTGATTCCTGTTAAAACAACAATCTTTGATGGAAATTTTCAGATCTTTATGGAAGTGAGATAAGTAGCCAAATGTTTTTAATGAATTGATTTTATTAACACAATTGTTATCATGTTTCTCGAGACTTTGCTTTATGTTAGAAACATATGGCTTCTAGAACTAATTATTTATGGATTAAACACCTAGTGTTCCAGGTGGCAGGAATGTTATTTGTTTGAGTCTTGTTAACTCAGTGCTCTCCCCTTGGGCTGATTTATAAAAGTGACATGTTATCTTTATATTGATCATTTGTGCTGGAAACTCTCCAAAGCAAACACCATTTTATCATGAACtgtaaaagaaaatgagaagtagTCATTTTTTATGTATAGCTATATTGAGGGGCATAGTGTGAATTACATTtgagctaattaaaaaaaattagagcagtggtgggtttacagaaaaatcatgcatagagTTTGCATATTATGCCCCCCCAGGGGCTCCATCTTATTACATTCTGCATTAGTGCGGTGCCTTTTTAACAATCAGTGCTACGCTGTTATTGTAGTTATATTGTTAACTATAGctcatagtttacattggggtTCACTCTGTTGTACAGTATGGTAgcatttttgttcttatttttattctgatagcacatatacaatataaagtttcccattttagctgcttttaagtatacaattcagtggcgttaattatattcacagtgttgtactaccattacctccatccgttaccaaaacttttctattaccccaaacagaaactaccCATTGAACACTAACTCCTGACCCCTCCTCTGATagcctgtattctaatttctataTATGAATTTACATATCCTAAATTATTTTAGATAAGTGATATTGTacaagatttgttcttttatatcTAGATGATGTTgagctaattttttaaaacatttttttcagtgaaaaaaaatttctacCTTTTCATAATTACCTTCTAAGAAGGcagttgtatttctttattttccttattgCACGAAAACTGTGCTTTGTTGGGAGCTGAAAGGAGCTGCTCtttagaaataatatattttttctgttaaaacTCTTTAAACCCTCTGGCTGGAGTGGACGGCGGAGGCCCGCTTGCActaggcgggggggggggggggggaggcgcgggcagcaccccccccccccccggcgccgCCGCTCACGGTCTCCTGGCCTCGGCCAGCTAGCTTTCGCCCAGCACCAGGCCGAGGTGGCCAAGATGGAGCCGTTAAACAACGTGTGTGCCGAGAGGATGGACTGGATCGGGAGTATTTGGGGTAAGGTGCCTGTTTCCTTGGCTTTGTTTTGAATAGAATTCCTGAGAATAAAAGAACATAGTTGGGATTCCAAGGGAAATGTTAAAATGCTTTATACCAGAAGAACATGGGAGAAGAGCCTGAGGTGTAAGACCAGTAGTAGCTTTGTGTTTTGTGTAAAGTCACGGGGAAGGAACAGAAGTCATATCATGTTGTCTCCCTACATTAGACCATAAAGGATCGAGTGCTCTCTTTTGTTCACCTAGTCCCTAGCACAGTGCTACTATTAATACATTCAACGTCCTCACCAAAAGTTTGTTAAAGAAGAAGTGGCTGCATGTGTATGTGAATTAATATGCATCTTAGATTTAATCTCCTTACACTGCCTTATGAAACCTTACATTGTAGTGTTATtgtactcctttttttttcctaactaaTGGGAAAATCATAGGGTAGTATTTTTCTTAAGATTGTATAAACTTTCTCACTATTTTTGGCTGCCTTTAGTCATATATCTAGCAATGGGAATGATTTAATGTTCAAAGACAACTTTTTAAGTGTAAGTCCATAAGGGCTGGCATAGAATCTCAGCAGATTCTATAAATCAGTGTGTCCTAAATTAATGTTTCTTGAAAATTGGTATGGGAACTAAACCAATTCATCTTTGCCTCCTGGTTTCAGGGGACATCTAAGTGCCTTTTCTGGCTCAGGCCAGTTTCCTGATTTAGAAAAGTCAGGTGAAAAATTTCATAACATAATTTCTAATAATACAGTAAtaacataattttataatttatactttattttgtaGGATAGGAAAGAACtgattttttaaactgaaattttATCAAGATAATTGTATATTCTTAGgcaattataagaaataatatagagAGAGCCCATGAACCCAGTTTCCCCAaatggtaacatcttgcaaaactgaTCATACAATATCCCAGCTCTTTGGTGTAATCCACCATCTTGTTCAGATTTccccaaatttttttttattcattttagtaTGTAAAGAACCAATTGTAATTATTTACCTACCTtttataaatctttataaaatatagttttttatCTACATAAGACGTATAATTTTAATAGattgttaaaaataaacatgattGTGGACAtagatgaaaatttttaaaaagtcagcatTACTAGGAATCTATTtgtaaaactatttaaaattggTGTGGGCCTAGAGAGGGAGGTGAAAACCAAAATATCTTGTGTAGGAATGAAatgcaccttttaaaaaaaattttttattgcttcAGTGTTTTATTTGTTATCTTTGACTAGAATGGTGTAGAAGTTCCTGGACCCTTCAGGATGACCCATGCCAAAAATACTTTGAGCTCTTATTGGTCAACCCTATTTGGTTGGTTCCACCAACAAAGGTATAGAATACATTCTGTAAAAATTACTTATACAAAGTACATCAAAAATCCTTGGTATTTTCAGAAAAGATGATTAATGTTAGAGTCCTTATGCTAATTACAAACCTTTGTTCCAGTAAAAAAAATACTTCCATTACAGTGATTTTCACATTAAAACTGCCGTGatcacattttaatttatttatgtaaaataatttcAGCTTCAATGCTTGTGAATTTTGAGTTATTCTGTGGGCCTCAGTCTATTgaggggaaaaatgaaattgcttccatcttttgtttTAGGCATTGGCAGTGACATTCACCAACTTTGTCACAGAGCCATTGAAGCACATTGGAAAAGGCACTGGTGAATTTATTAAAGCACTCATGAAGGAGATTCCAGTGTTACTTCAAATTCCAGTGCTGATAATTATGGCATTAGCCATCCTGGTTAGTATATAACAATATCAACATTTGACAGAATTTACAGAGAAAAGGgaattctaaaattattttactgCTTAATGTTGTAAATTGGGTTAAATCATActtaatcatgtgattttttaatgatacatatttttttatactTATATATTCCTTTAAACaagtaaatgttttttttttttgtttttttgtttttttgtttttttgagaaggaaaaatggtttattgacggccggccggactcaggagctttctgtttcattcCCGAGCCGTAAATGATTCTTAAGTTTGTAGATATCAGCGGTGATTTAGAATaacttctttttcaaaaaattttttatttttaaataatttcaaacttagagtTACAAAAGTAATGCAAAATTCGTACGGAGGACTCTTAACATACCACCCACCCAGGTATCCAATTCCCCTGACTttgaacattttgccatatttgctgtaTTAGTCTGTCTATATATCTATTAATCTGTTTTTCTAAGCATTTGAAAGTAGATTTTATACATCACacttcttgaacacttaatactttcaTGTACCTTTCTTAAGaggaaggatattcacttaaCGTAACGACCTTAActatagttatcaagttcaagaaatttaatgttgtTATAAAACATTATCTTCATAATGTTATGCTGCCGTctccaccatccaataccaaaaCTTCTCCTTAacctcaaatagaaattctatacccCACTGCCTACCTTCTAGCCCGGCCcctggtaatttatattctagtttctgagactgtggaatttgcttattctgttaATTTCATATCagcgagatcatacaatatttatccttttgtgtctggcttatttcactcaacatgatgtcttcaaggttcacccatggtgtggcatgtatcaggacttcattccttttgtggctgagtaatattccatttaatgtatataccacaaattgtttattcattcctcggTCGAgagacacttgagttgcttccatcttttggcagttgtgaataataccTCTGTGAGCATTGGTGTGCCAGTAGCTGTTCCAGACTGCTTTCAGTCCTTTTGGGTGTGCCTAGagtgggattgccgggtcacACGGTAATTCTGTggttaactttctgaggaaccaccatactGTCTTTCATGCGGCTGCATGATTTTACATTCCTCCACTGTGAGcaagtgttcctattcctccacattctctccgaCATCTTACTTGCCGTTATTTGAAATAGTAGACATActggtaggtgtgaaatggtcaagtagatttgatttgcatttacataatgactaacattttttttttaagatttatttatttaattccccccctcccccagttgtctgttctctgtgtctatttgctgcgtcttgtttctttgtccgcttctgttgtcctcagcggcacgggaagtgtgggtggcgccattcctgggcaggctgctctttctttcccactgggcggctctcctcacgggcgcactccttgcgcgtggggctcccccctgcgtggcagggcactccttgcgcgcatcagcactgcccatgggccagctccacacgggtcaaggaggcccggggcttgaaccacggacctcccatgtggtagacggacgccctaaccactgggccaaagtccgtttccccataatgGCTaacactgagcatcttttcatatacattttttctgttttgtatcttctttggagaaatgtctgagTTTTTGCCCGTTTTCTAACTGGGTTGTTTGACTTTTAGTTGTTGAGTTACAGGATTTCTTCACAAGAAATACttctaagtattttcttccattgagtaggttgtcttttcacctttGTGATGAAGTCCCTTGCACAAGTTTTTAATGTTGAtgaggtcccgtttatctatttttttctttcgttgtgtgtgcttttggtataaagtctaagaaaccattgctttaGTCAGAAGATCCTAGAAATGCTttcttatgatttcttctgagagttttagAGTCCagtttatgtttaggtctttgatccattgttagttaatttttgtatatggtgtgaaataggggtccccCTCTGttcatttgcatatggatattcagttctcccagcaccttttattgaagagactgttctttcctaattgaatggacttggccgCTTTGTCAAATGTCAGTaggagagggaagcggctgtggctcaagcagttgggctcccgtctaccacatgggaggtccaggcttcggttcctggtgccttctaaagaagacagcgagcttaCACAGCAGGCAGGCGTGGCAGGCAGACTCAGCAAGATGTCACAAGAAGAAAAAcctgagagacacaacaaagccgGGAGCAGGGGTTCCCAAGGCCTCCTACAGAGGACAAGCAGGATGGccagctggtgcaacaggcaggcactgtgagctgatgcgacaagatgacacaacaagagacacaagaggaaaaacataacgagacacaacaaagcagagaacagaggtggcttatgtggttaggcatctccctcccacattggaggccctgggttcagttcccagtgcctcctgaagaagcaaagaagatgaacacacacagcaagtgcaagcaatgagggggtgaggagatataggtaaataaaataaatctaataaaatctgaaaaaaccacaaagtattatttttaaaaagtcaatagcaggaagcagatgcagctcaagcagttgggtgcccgcctgcCACATGGTGGGGTGTTCCGGGTTCAGTACCTGGTgcttcctaaggaagatgagcaagacagcgtgCTGACACAGCGGGCTGCGTGCTGACACAGCGGGCTGCGTGGTCATCTGAGTCGATGAGGTGATGCAATGAGATAACGTGATGAGGACAcgatgagagatacaacaagcaggaagcagaggtggctcgagcaactgggcacctccctcctatatgggaggtcccgggttcagtttccagtgcctcctaaaaagaagacaaacacacacacaacagacaGCGAGTGCGAACAatagggggagggaaaaaaacctttttttttagaaagttagttggggaagcggctatggctcaatcagatgagctcctgtctaccacttgggaggccctcggtttgcgtgccagggcctccttgtgaaggcaggctcgatGCACGCTGCGGAGCGCCGCCTGACCTGCAGAcgctgcggagagccgactcagaaaggtgatgcaacaaagagaaggGAGATAAGCGAGAACACAGGAGAGCCTGCAGCCAATGGACATAGCAAGTCATAAGGGGTGAGGggagataaaataaatacagacacagaagaacgtacaatgaatggacacagagagcagacagcacgcaaaaagctgcaagggggcggggattaaaataaagtcagttggggggagcagatgcagctcaagtggttgagcgcctgcttcccacatcggAAGTCTCCTTTACTGCATCCTCCTTctgtgtatagttgatcttttgtaataTACCTCTCTGACCCCTTTCTCATTTGTTgctgtatattttttaagtacTTTTCTGTGGTTATCTTGGGTTTGTATTATACAACCTAAGTCTTTAACCTATTGATTTGAAAAgatactgactttttaaaatggcatacatgctctctgctcccatatccctctgtttcctttctttattACCTCTTTATATCTTACATGTCTattatgaggaaataatgacttttTCCTGACTCTTAGAGGAATTAACGAGTACAGTTAGCTATTGAGGACACAGTACTgctgggttttgcatttacccttttagtgaCCTTGACTGAGGAGCTTCGCTtgttcacactactccaagccagtctctcctgtcttttcctttgaaCATCCTGTAGTAATTCTTGCAGGGCAGGCCTTTTGTTGACtaactctgtttctgtttatctgtgaatgtgtTCACCTCTCCCTcgtttttgaagaacagtttttctagataaagaatttttggctagcagtttttctctttcagtaccttaaatataccataccactgccatcttgcctccatggtttctaatgagagaccagcatttagtcttattgaaaATCCTTTGTATGTAACAAATCACTTTTCCCTGGCtgccttcagaattctctttggcgTCTGACATTGTAATTAGTGTCTCTTAGTTGatctattagggtttattctgtttggaatactttgtgcttcttgggcatgtatgtttttgtctttcatgaaagctgagaagttttcagccattatttcctcaaatattctttctggccCTTTTCCAAACTTCtccttcttctgggatacccTTGATGTGTATGTTTATACATCTTATTGTCACTCAAGTCCTTGAGtgactgctcaattttttctattctctatctgCAAAATCTCAGGCTGAAGTAAAAAAAATCCCCCCTTCCTTTTTCAAAGAGGAAGTAATCACCTAATCTCTTGAAGTAATTCATCAAGTTTAAAGAGCAAATTTAAGAAGAGATTAGTGGTTTCTGGTTTACCAGGAAGTTTTTGCAGCCCTGAGAAGGGAAGAGCATTGGGTTTAACCCAGAACCAGAAAAGGTTGTGCAGGAGAGTGGGTGCGCCGAGAAACAGTTTGGGGATCCAGGAGCAGATATTTATTAAGAAATATTAGTCATCATTTATCCATAGTCTTTTTTAGcttttttgttgagttttggcccttatccaaataaaataattgttacaTAAACCAAGAAATAGAGAACACAGACATGCCTTGTGAAATTAGTTTTCATCTTTTCCCTTATACGATGGTTGTAAACATAAACATAACAGTTATCAGCAAACTGGAACCTTCCAATTTAAATTCGTAGGCTTCTGCTTACTTGCCACTGTTGTGATATAATTTAATCAGAATGTGCTTAGCTCTTTGGAATGTCTGCTTACTACTGACTGATTTCTTAAAAAGACCTATCTTGGCCTTGCATTAATCTAAAGAGGCCTTTAATGGGGAAAAAGCAGTGAAATTAACATGTTTATTTCTATAAATGCCACAAGtttaaattacaaaattttgTTAGCACTCTGAATAAAACACCTTATAATTTCATTGTAAGTCATCCATTATGTACTCAGGAAAATGTATTTCCTTTCCTTACAGAGTTTCTGCTATGGTGCTGGAAAATCAGTTGGTATGCTGAGACATTTAGGTGGTCCTGAGAGAGACCCTGCCCTGGCACTTCACTCAGGTGATAGACGACATCAGAAGGAAATTGATTATAGACTCCGTGGTGGAGCAGGTGATGCAGATTTATATTATAGGGACCAAATCGGTCCCAGTGAGCAAGGGCCTTGTGGCAAAGCAGATGAGGGTAGAAGAAATgttttgagagagagagatgttgACTTGAGATTTCAGACTGGCAACAAGAGCCCTGAAGTGCTCCGGGCATTTGATTTACCAGATTTACCAGATGCAGAGGCACGAGAGCATCCCAAGGTGGTACCCAGTGTAAGTCAGCAGCTGTTTATTTTGCTGTCTTTTCATACTAGGCCTGAATGCTTCCTACAGAACTTTTTTGGTTATGTACATTTATTCCAAAAGATTTTTACCATTCCTTGTTAATTGTATTGATGATGATGTAGGCATTCTCTTCCACTAATTTTCTGGTCAAGTCAGTCCAGTCTCTTCAGAAGTAAAGtgagatttaatttttatgtgaAACACTGTTTAACAGTAGTTTGTTAGAACAAATGGTAATTCATTTGAAATTCCGTAGGAAGCCAACAATTAAGTACGACTGAAATTTCTACATTTGAAGGGATCTGAGTGAATTCCCCACTGAAGGTCCAAATCCCTGGGTAGTCTGCCGCAGAACctctagagcagggcttcttacAGGGGCCTGTGACCTgggattgaaattcaaaaaaattcttgtggggatgtgttggtgcaggtgtgaaatatttattaaataatagtacagtgtggactcagtaagaggtctgtggttttcacctgactggcagaggggtccatggagcaaaaaaggttaagaacccctgtgctaAAGGCTTAGCTGGATGGAAGAGTGGGCTGGGGAAGGGATCAAAACCTTGCCTTCCCTAATTTTTTATGCCATTGGCTGGTTAGGCTATATTTTTCACCTGCACAAGggtgaggattttttttttcacctttatcGGTCATCTAAAGCAATATTTCCATTTCCCCTTCAGAAaataagttgtattttcatttgcaaaGTTTAAGTTGCAATTATAAACCTTTGAGAAATAGTTACGAACACAATAGAACCTGGGAAATTAAAGAATCCTGTCCCGTggagttccttaaagaatgaaCGTATCTACACATACCCAGAAAAACTTCAGCTGCCCCTTCCAGCTTTAAAGTTACCTGTCACTCATCGCAAAAATCCCGCAGTGGTTCCTCATCCCATTTCAAGGCCTCTTGATGTGCGCCTCCCGCCGTGGCGCCCTCTCCTGCTCTGCCGCGGCCGCGGCGCGCCCTCTCAGCCCCGGCTCCTCACGGTTGCTTGAACTCGGGCCTCTGTACTCTGATCCCTGCCCAGGATGCTGCTGGCCCGTGTAACTAACACGTCTCCACTCACGggccacctttttttttaaaattttttatttaattgccttttttaaaattattat
Above is a genomic segment from Dasypus novemcinctus isolate mDasNov1 chromosome 9, mDasNov1.1.hap2, whole genome shotgun sequence containing:
- the CLCC1 gene encoding chloride channel CLIC-like protein 1 — protein: MLCSLLLCECLLLIAGHAQDDDWIDPTDMLNYDAASGTMRKTPQVNYDMSEKKDASPGLSSDDEMSECYRRLDSLTHKIDECERKKRQDYESQSNPVFRRYLNKILIEAGKLGLPDENKGDMHYDAEIILRRQTLLEIQKFLNGEEWKSGALDDALSDILINFKFHDFETWKWRFEDFFGVDPYNVFMVLLCLLCIVVLVATELWTYIRWYTQLRRVLFISFLISLGWNWMYLYKLAFAQHQAEVAKMEPLNNVCAERMDWIGSIWEWCRSSWTLQDDPCQKYFELLLVNPIWLVPPTKALAVTFTNFVTEPLKHIGKGTGEFIKALMKEIPVLLQIPVLIIMALAILSFCYGAGKSVGMLRHLGGPERDPALALHSGDRRHQKEIDYRLRGGAGDADLYYRDQIGPSEQGPCGKADEGRRNVLRERDVDLRFQTGNKSPEVLRAFDLPDLPDAEAREHPKVVPSHKSPILDTKPKEMGEIPKESTFMESSAQSSQSAQPISGQETSGSVEESPAVEKAPRRTDAPSSPEEGSTARAAAGACGKDLVGSPCG